A genomic stretch from Leptospira johnsonii includes:
- the glpK gene encoding glycerol kinase GlpK, with translation MSEYIIGIDAGTTGIRTFCFSKSGTVISSAYSEFKQYFPKPGWVEHDPEEIWAKTEKLILKAIRNGKLKPEKAVAIGITNQRETTVLFDKDTAAPVYNAIVWQCRRTSDFCSGLKREGLEPTFRRKTGLVVDAYFSGTKIRWILDNVKGVRAKAEKGKVLFGTIDTYLLYRLTAGKSHKTDHTNASRTLIFNIEKKEWDKELLKILQIPEAILPETHNSSSLFGRTEGVKGLPDGIPISSLVGDQQGALFGQLCTEPGEAKNTYGTGCFLLFNTGNKLQISKNNLITTLACGPEGKTVYCLEGSIFIGGAVIQYLRDNLRFFKESKLSEKMAASVTKDDEVVFVPAFSGLGAPYWDMNARGAILGLTRDTTQEQITRAALKSIALQSYELVEAMENDTGSKLKVLKVDGGATANNWLMQYQADILGKKIVRPSNLDTTVLGAAYLAGLERGFYSSVNDLKKNQKTSKEFTPKLSSSLREKEIRVWKNSVKRILTSES, from the coding sequence ATGCCGGTACCACCGGTATACGTACTTTCTGTTTTAGTAAATCCGGGACCGTGATCTCAAGCGCATATTCCGAATTTAAACAATACTTTCCAAAACCCGGTTGGGTGGAACATGACCCTGAAGAGATCTGGGCAAAAACTGAAAAGCTTATCCTTAAGGCAATTCGCAACGGAAAGTTAAAGCCGGAAAAAGCGGTAGCGATAGGGATTACCAACCAAAGAGAAACCACCGTATTATTCGATAAGGATACTGCCGCACCGGTTTACAACGCGATCGTTTGGCAATGTCGTAGGACTTCCGACTTCTGCTCCGGATTAAAGAGAGAAGGTTTAGAGCCCACATTCAGAAGAAAAACAGGACTCGTAGTAGACGCATATTTCAGCGGGACCAAGATCAGATGGATCTTGGACAATGTAAAAGGTGTTCGTGCAAAAGCAGAAAAAGGAAAGGTACTGTTTGGGACCATCGATACTTATTTATTGTATCGTTTGACTGCCGGAAAATCCCATAAAACGGATCATACGAACGCGAGTAGAACTCTTATCTTCAATATTGAAAAGAAAGAATGGGATAAGGAACTATTAAAGATCTTACAAATACCTGAGGCTATTCTTCCTGAAACCCATAACTCCAGTAGTCTATTCGGAAGAACGGAAGGTGTGAAAGGCCTGCCTGATGGGATCCCAATCTCTTCTTTAGTAGGAGACCAACAGGGAGCGCTATTTGGACAATTGTGCACGGAACCAGGAGAAGCAAAGAATACATACGGAACCGGATGTTTTTTACTTTTTAACACAGGAAACAAATTACAAATTTCTAAAAACAATCTGATCACGACTCTTGCCTGCGGCCCGGAAGGAAAAACGGTCTATTGCCTAGAAGGTTCTATTTTCATCGGTGGAGCTGTAATCCAGTATCTCAGAGACAATCTTAGATTCTTTAAGGAATCCAAACTTTCAGAAAAAATGGCCGCTTCCGTTACCAAGGACGATGAGGTAGTCTTTGTGCCTGCATTCTCCGGTTTAGGAGCGCCTTATTGGGATATGAACGCGAGAGGTGCGATCTTAGGCCTGACTAGAGATACCACACAAGAACAGATCACCAGGGCAGCATTAAAATCAATCGCATTACAATCTTATGAATTAGTGGAAGCGATGGAAAATGATACTGGCTCGAAATTGAAAGTCCTAAAAGTGGATGGGGGAGCTACTGCTAATAATTGGCTCATGCAATACCAAGCGGATATACTAGGTAAGAAGATTGTAAGGCCTTCTAACCTGGATACAACCGTTTTGGGTGCGGCATATCTTGCTGGATTGGAACGAGGTTTTTATTCTTCCGTAAACGATCTGAAGAAAAACCAAAAAACAAGTAAGGAATTTACTCCTAAGCTAAGTTCCAGTTTGAGAGAAAAAGAGATCCGAGTCTGGAAGAATTCCGTAAAAAGAATACTCACTTCCGAATCTTAA
- a CDS encoding PP2C family protein-serine/threonine phosphatase — protein MRSSTTIKQYMKDAWPVLIVLNLSIIGCLGIGLKFYTPPVRVPIVLLLVSCFTLFINFSAFVLFLTEKILPREQEFGKIIKRFRRGDSRMQNYVLPLDYVDENYEIRGRCMTYNPIGGDFYNFLKDNEGNYWMGIGDTSGHGYVAGLFSLMIMNQMSHLVHKFETPHEIIDQILEQLEERTNAFPHIHRSLYATFLLMKADNKGNFHHSGIHPSLVLYKSKEDKTYVLSTDGKFLSTVMNSPLKKPKPSQSFKMDRDDILFCFTDGLFEQKNRSIGGYYGENLYKFLETAPKKNIRKLIDDLFSDVVKHTGGRIQDDMTLLVIRKF, from the coding sequence ATGAGAAGTTCTACTACGATCAAGCAGTACATGAAAGATGCCTGGCCGGTCCTGATCGTGCTGAATCTTTCTATTATAGGTTGTTTGGGAATAGGACTCAAATTTTATACTCCGCCTGTCCGAGTTCCGATTGTTTTACTTCTAGTATCTTGTTTTACATTATTCATTAATTTTTCTGCATTCGTTCTGTTTCTAACTGAGAAGATACTCCCAAGAGAACAGGAATTCGGAAAGATCATCAAACGTTTCCGTAGAGGGGACAGTAGGATGCAAAACTACGTTCTTCCTCTGGACTACGTTGACGAAAACTATGAGATCCGCGGAAGGTGTATGACCTATAACCCTATCGGTGGGGACTTCTATAATTTCCTAAAAGACAATGAGGGAAATTATTGGATGGGGATCGGAGATACTTCCGGTCACGGGTATGTGGCGGGCTTATTCAGCCTAATGATCATGAACCAAATGAGCCATCTGGTCCATAAATTCGAAACTCCTCATGAGATCATAGACCAGATATTGGAACAATTAGAAGAAAGAACAAACGCCTTCCCTCATATTCACAGAAGTTTGTATGCGACCTTCCTACTGATGAAGGCTGATAATAAAGGAAATTTTCACCATTCTGGGATCCACCCAAGTCTAGTTTTATATAAGAGCAAAGAAGACAAAACCTATGTACTAAGTACGGACGGCAAATTCCTTTCTACAGTGATGAATTCTCCTCTTAAAAAGCCGAAACCTTCCCAAAGTTTTAAAATGGATAGGGATGATATTCTGTTCTGTTTTACCGATGGTCTATTCGAACAAAAGAATAGAAGTATTGGCGGATACTATGGCGAGAACTTATACAAATTTTTAGAAACGGCTCCCAAGAAAAATATCCGCAAACTAATAGACGATCTATTTTCCGACGTTGTAAAACATACCGGCGGAAGAATCCAAGACGATATGACTCTTCTTGTGATCAGAAAATTTTAA